In Sphingomonas sp. Leaf357, a single genomic region encodes these proteins:
- a CDS encoding PTS sugar transporter subunit IIA: MIGLVLVTHGRLAEEFVTAMEHVVGKQERIATIAIGPEDDMEARRKDIADAIHDVDAGQGVILLTDLFGGTPSNLAISLMEKGRFEVIAGINLPMLIRLGSARSKMKVVDAVAAAREAGRKYITVASEVLGEAAA, encoded by the coding sequence ATGATCGGCCTGGTTCTGGTGACGCATGGACGCCTCGCCGAGGAGTTCGTGACCGCGATGGAGCACGTCGTGGGCAAGCAGGAGCGTATCGCGACGATCGCGATCGGCCCCGAGGACGACATGGAAGCGCGCCGCAAGGATATCGCCGACGCGATCCACGACGTTGATGCCGGCCAGGGCGTGATCCTGCTGACCGATCTTTTCGGCGGAACGCCCTCCAATCTCGCCATTTCGCTGATGGAAAAGGGGCGGTTCGAGGTGATCGCGGGGATCAACCTGCCGATGCTGATCCGCCTGGGATCGGCGCGATCGAAGATGAAGGTCGTCGATGCGGTCGCCGCGGCCCGCGAGGCCGGGCGCAAGTATATCACCGTCGCGTCCGAAGTGCTCGGCGAGGCCGCCGCCTGA
- a CDS encoding HPr family phosphocarrier protein, whose translation MPVQRTVLITNKRGLHARASAKFVTLASTQPIEVTVEKDGAGSVTGTSIMGLMMLGAAMGDSIIISADGEGDEAAVGALCDLVEAKFGED comes from the coding sequence ATGCCGGTACAGCGCACCGTCCTCATCACCAACAAGCGCGGCCTGCACGCGCGCGCCAGCGCCAAATTCGTTACCCTCGCCTCCACCCAGCCGATCGAGGTGACGGTGGAGAAGGACGGCGCGGGATCGGTCACCGGCACGTCGATCATGGGCCTGATGATGCTCGGCGCGGCGATGGGCGATTCGATCATCATCTCGGCCGACGGCGAAGGCGACGAAGCGGCGGTGGGGGCACTGTGCGATTTGGTCGAGGCGAAGTTCGGGGAGGATTGA
- a CDS encoding TrmH family RNA methyltransferase: MPREITAFSNPLIKRIRSLREKKHRREEGLFLAEGLRILTEARENGRIPEYLFFSREGAGHPLVRTLIFDVEDSGGQAIETVPDILSKLSGKDNPQAVVGVFAEFAGALKVLDRTSADIWLVAERLRDPGNLGTILRTGDAVGAGGLILIGECVDPFSVEAVRASMGALFTVPVVMAEWDEFLPWLRSGPGQLVGLSLDTENDYRTATYDSPTFLLTGNEAQGMPAEMAAECDLLVKLPMLGKADSLNAAVATAVMAYEVLAQRRIG, translated from the coding sequence ATGCCGCGCGAGATCACCGCCTTTTCCAATCCGCTCATCAAACGCATCCGGTCGCTGCGTGAAAAGAAGCATCGACGCGAAGAAGGGCTGTTCCTTGCGGAGGGGCTGCGCATCCTGACCGAGGCGCGCGAGAACGGGCGCATTCCCGAATATCTGTTCTTCTCTCGCGAAGGCGCTGGCCATCCGCTGGTCCGCACGCTCATCTTCGATGTCGAGGATAGCGGTGGGCAGGCGATCGAGACCGTGCCGGACATCCTCAGCAAGCTTTCAGGCAAGGACAATCCGCAGGCCGTGGTCGGCGTGTTTGCCGAATTCGCCGGCGCGCTGAAGGTGCTCGACCGCACATCCGCCGATATCTGGCTGGTCGCGGAGCGGTTGCGCGATCCGGGCAATCTCGGGACGATCCTGCGCACCGGCGATGCGGTCGGCGCGGGCGGGCTGATCCTGATCGGCGAATGCGTCGATCCCTTCTCGGTCGAAGCGGTGCGGGCCAGCATGGGTGCGCTGTTCACCGTGCCGGTGGTGATGGCGGAATGGGACGAGTTCCTGCCGTGGCTGCGCTCAGGGCCGGGGCAGTTGGTCGGCCTCAGCCTCGACACCGAGAACGACTACCGCACGGCCACATATGACAGCCCGACCTTCCTGCTGACCGGCAACGAGGCGCAGGGCATGCCGGCGGAGATGGCCGCGGAGTGCGACCTGCTGGTCAAGTTGCCGATGCTGGGCAAGGCCGACAGCCTGAACGCCGCGGTGGCGACGGCGGTGATGGCCTATGAGGTGCTGGCGCAACGCCGTATCGGCTGA
- the rmuC gene encoding DNA recombination protein RmuC has product MEILIAALVAIIIGLALGWLFGNRTAALARAERDARTEEFKRAIVDLTSAEERARGVAELRDELEAIRDERDIARLENVQLKTHSAAFEARMIQQREDNEARLLEQRDVHNARMLELREAKDVMAAQFSDVAGKLLTEAQTNFLKRADERFRQSEETAGQNLKSMLQPVSDRLLKYEEAVGKVESERKGAFSELKGQIEQMRIGQEKVSSEAAKLVNSLRNAPKSRGRWGEQQLKNVLESCGLSEHTDFQTEVSISGGDEGGRLRPDAIVNVPGGRSLVIDAKVSLNAYQDAFGAVDEAERTRGLTLHAASMKAHINGLGNKAYWSQFADAPDYVIMFVPGEHFLSAALEQEPGLWDFAFEKRVLLATPTNLIAIARTVSAVWRQERLAKEARQIGELGKELYDRLAKAAGDLRKVGGGLTSAVNNYNTFVSSFESRTLVTARKLKDLNIEPGAREIEAMQPVDALARYGDAPALLEEADETAT; this is encoded by the coding sequence ATGGAGATTTTGATCGCGGCGCTTGTCGCCATCATCATTGGGCTGGCGTTGGGTTGGCTGTTTGGTAATCGCACCGCCGCACTGGCGCGCGCCGAACGCGATGCCCGTACCGAGGAATTCAAGCGCGCGATCGTCGATCTTACTTCGGCGGAAGAACGGGCGCGGGGCGTGGCCGAATTGCGTGATGAACTTGAAGCGATTCGCGACGAACGCGACATTGCTCGGCTGGAGAACGTCCAGCTAAAGACCCACTCTGCCGCCTTCGAAGCGCGGATGATTCAGCAGCGCGAGGACAACGAAGCGCGTCTGCTCGAACAGCGCGACGTTCACAACGCCCGCATGCTCGAACTGCGCGAAGCCAAGGACGTCATGGCGGCGCAATTCAGCGACGTCGCCGGCAAGCTGCTGACCGAGGCGCAGACCAACTTCCTTAAGCGCGCCGACGAACGCTTCAGGCAATCCGAGGAGACCGCCGGGCAAAACCTCAAGTCGATGCTGCAGCCGGTCAGCGATCGGTTGCTGAAGTACGAGGAAGCCGTGGGCAAGGTCGAGAGCGAGCGCAAAGGCGCGTTCAGCGAGCTCAAGGGCCAGATCGAACAGATGCGCATCGGCCAGGAAAAGGTGTCGAGCGAAGCCGCCAAGCTGGTCAATTCGCTGCGCAACGCCCCCAAATCGCGCGGTCGCTGGGGTGAACAACAGTTGAAGAATGTCTTGGAATCCTGTGGCTTATCAGAGCATACCGATTTCCAGACCGAAGTGTCGATCTCCGGTGGCGACGAGGGCGGGCGTCTTCGTCCCGACGCGATCGTCAACGTGCCCGGCGGTCGCAGTCTGGTGATCGATGCCAAGGTGTCGCTCAACGCCTATCAGGACGCGTTCGGTGCCGTCGACGAGGCCGAGCGGACGAGGGGCCTTACTTTGCATGCCGCTTCGATGAAGGCGCACATCAACGGCCTCGGCAACAAGGCCTATTGGAGTCAGTTCGCCGACGCCCCGGATTACGTCATCATGTTCGTGCCCGGCGAACATTTCCTCTCCGCGGCGCTCGAGCAGGAACCCGGTCTGTGGGACTTCGCGTTCGAGAAGCGCGTGCTGCTGGCGACCCCCACGAACCTCATCGCCATCGCCCGAACGGTATCGGCGGTCTGGCGGCAGGAGCGGTTGGCGAAGGAGGCGCGCCAGATCGGCGAACTGGGCAAGGAACTCTACGATCGCCTGGCCAAGGCAGCGGGCGACCTGCGCAAGGTCGGCGGCGGGCTGACCTCGGCGGTCAACAATTACAACACCTTCGTCTCCAGCTTCGAGAGCCGCACCCTTGTCACGGCGCGCAAGTTGAAGGATCTCAATATCGAGCCCGGCGCGCGCGAAATCGAGGCGATGCAGCCGGTCGATGCACTGGCGCGCTATGGCGACGCGCCGGCGTTGCTGGAAGAGGCGGACGAGACCGCGACGTGA
- a CDS encoding formate--tetrahydrofolate ligase yields the protein MLSDIEISRAARLQPIGEIAAKLAIPSDAVEPYGHFKAKIDLSRVPATGRQGKLILVTAINPTPAGEGKSTTSVGLADALNRIGRQTVLCLREPSLGPCFGTKGGAAGGGYAQVAPMEDINLHFTGDFHAITSAHNLLAAMIDNHVHWGNTLDIDVRRIVWRRVLDMNDRALRDIAQSLGGPANGFPRESGFDITVASEVMAILCLATDLHDLEARLGRIVVAYTRDRRPVTARDLKADGAMAVLLAQAIKPNLVQTLEGTPAFVHGGPFANIAHGCNSVIATRTALALGDYVVTEAGFGADLGAEKFFDIKCRQSGLKPAAAVIVATVRALKMNGGVVKAELGAEDVAAVRRGGVNLARHIENVRMFGVPVVVAINRFDGDSHAELDVIREIAAAQGSEAVLCTHWSDGGAGAETLAEKVADLCDHGAAQFAPLYGDDLSLFEKINTVATRVYRAEEAIADPGVHAQLKRWEDAGYGTLPVCMAKTQYSFSTDPAKLGAPTGHVVPVREVRLSAGAGFVVAICGEIMTMPGLPRVPAAEAIRFGGDGEIEGLF from the coding sequence ATGCTGTCAGACATCGAAATCTCGCGTGCCGCTCGCCTTCAACCGATCGGGGAAATCGCCGCCAAACTGGCGATACCGTCGGATGCGGTAGAGCCCTATGGACACTTCAAGGCGAAGATCGATCTGTCGCGCGTTCCAGCCACGGGCCGGCAGGGCAAGCTGATCCTGGTGACGGCGATCAACCCGACCCCGGCCGGCGAGGGGAAATCGACCACTTCGGTCGGCCTGGCGGACGCGCTGAACCGGATCGGGCGGCAGACGGTGTTATGCCTGCGCGAACCTTCCCTCGGGCCATGCTTCGGCACCAAGGGCGGCGCGGCGGGCGGCGGCTACGCTCAGGTCGCGCCGATGGAGGACATCAACCTCCATTTCACCGGCGATTTCCACGCCATCACCAGCGCGCACAATCTGCTGGCGGCGATGATCGACAATCATGTGCACTGGGGTAACACGCTGGATATCGACGTGCGGCGGATTGTGTGGCGGCGGGTGCTGGACATGAACGACCGCGCGTTGCGCGATATCGCGCAATCGTTGGGCGGGCCGGCGAATGGATTCCCGCGCGAGAGCGGGTTCGACATCACGGTCGCCTCCGAGGTAATGGCGATCCTCTGCCTCGCCACCGACCTGCACGATCTGGAGGCGCGGCTGGGGCGGATCGTGGTCGCCTATACACGAGACCGCAGGCCGGTGACGGCACGCGACCTCAAGGCCGATGGCGCCATGGCGGTGCTGCTGGCGCAGGCGATCAAGCCGAACCTCGTTCAGACCCTGGAGGGCACGCCAGCCTTCGTGCACGGCGGGCCCTTTGCCAATATCGCGCACGGCTGCAATTCGGTGATCGCAACCCGTACTGCGCTGGCGCTGGGCGATTATGTCGTGACGGAGGCCGGCTTCGGAGCGGATCTTGGGGCGGAGAAATTCTTCGACATCAAGTGCCGTCAGTCCGGGCTGAAGCCGGCTGCTGCCGTCATCGTGGCGACGGTACGCGCGCTGAAGATGAATGGCGGGGTCGTCAAGGCCGAGCTGGGGGCGGAGGATGTTGCGGCGGTGCGGCGCGGTGGCGTCAATCTCGCGCGGCATATCGAAAATGTGCGGATGTTCGGCGTGCCGGTAGTGGTGGCGATCAACCGCTTCGATGGTGACAGTCACGCCGAACTCGACGTTATCCGTGAGATCGCGGCGGCGCAGGGGTCCGAAGCGGTGCTGTGCACCCATTGGTCGGATGGTGGCGCGGGCGCCGAGACGCTGGCGGAGAAGGTCGCGGACCTGTGCGACCATGGGGCAGCACAATTTGCGCCACTTTACGGCGACGATCTGTCGCTGTTCGAAAAGATCAACACCGTGGCGACCCGCGTCTACCGCGCCGAGGAGGCGATCGCCGATCCAGGCGTGCATGCGCAGTTGAAACGCTGGGAGGACGCCGGGTACGGCACCCTGCCCGTCTGCATGGCGAAAACGCAATATAGTTTCTCGACCGACCCGGCGAAGCTGGGCGCCCCGACCGGCCATGTCGTGCCGGTGCGCGAAGTGCGCCTCAGCGCCGGCGCGGGGTTCGTCGTGGCGATCTGCGGGGAGATCATGACGATGCCGGGCTTGCCGCGCGTGCCGGCGGCGGAGGCGATCCGGTTCGGGGGTGACGGGGAGATCGAGGGGTTATTCTAA
- the def gene encoding peptide deformylase, translating into MAILDILEVPHPGLRAVAKPVAEVDDAVRAIVADMFDTMYDARGIGLAATQVAIEQRIVVIDLQEPESDEEDAKPVRAPHVFINPEIVALSEEYASYNEGCLSIPEQYAEVERPARCTIKWLDDKGGAYEAEFDGLMATAIQHEIDHLNGVLFTDHISKLKRDMLMKKLAKARKAA; encoded by the coding sequence ATGGCAATCCTAGACATCCTCGAAGTCCCACACCCCGGTCTGCGCGCCGTCGCCAAGCCGGTCGCGGAGGTGGACGACGCCGTCCGCGCAATCGTCGCCGACATGTTCGACACGATGTACGATGCGCGCGGCATCGGCCTCGCCGCAACGCAGGTCGCGATCGAACAGCGCATCGTCGTCATCGATCTTCAGGAACCCGAAAGCGACGAAGAGGACGCCAAGCCCGTCCGCGCACCGCATGTCTTCATCAACCCGGAAATCGTCGCGCTCAGCGAGGAATACGCCAGCTACAACGAAGGTTGCCTGTCGATTCCCGAGCAATATGCCGAGGTCGAACGCCCCGCGCGCTGCACGATCAAATGGCTGGACGACAAGGGTGGCGCATACGAAGCCGAATTCGACGGCCTGATGGCAACGGCGATCCAGCACGAGATCGATCACCTTAACGGCGTGCTGTTCACCGATCACATCTCGAAACTGAAGCGCGACATGCTGATGAAGAAGCTTGCCAAGGCGCGCAAAGCCGCTTGA
- the recR gene encoding recombination mediator RecR produces the protein MASPEIDALTQALARLPGLGPRSARRAVLHLLKKRETALAPLLSALSAVEDNLATCSTCGNIDTTNPCAICADHRRDARALCVVEEIADLWALERSRLFPGRFHVLGGRLSALEGIRPEDLSIDSLVRRVESGGVDEVVLAMNATLEGQTTAHYIAERIERFPVRVTQLAHGLPVGGELDYLDEGTLAQALRARRPVA, from the coding sequence ATGGCCTCTCCCGAAATCGACGCGCTTACCCAGGCGCTCGCGCGGCTCCCCGGTCTCGGCCCCAGATCGGCGCGGCGCGCGGTGCTGCATCTGTTGAAGAAGCGCGAAACTGCGCTTGCGCCCCTGCTGAGTGCTTTGAGCGCGGTTGAGGACAATCTCGCAACTTGCTCGACTTGCGGCAATATCGATACGACAAATCCATGCGCGATCTGCGCCGACCACCGGCGCGACGCCCGCGCCCTGTGCGTGGTCGAGGAAATTGCCGACCTCTGGGCGCTCGAACGCTCGCGCCTGTTCCCCGGCCGCTTTCACGTCCTGGGTGGCCGCCTCTCCGCGCTGGAGGGCATTCGCCCGGAGGATCTCAGTATCGATTCGCTCGTCCGCCGCGTCGAATCCGGTGGCGTGGACGAGGTCGTGCTGGCGATGAACGCTACGCTCGAAGGTCAGACCACCGCACACTATATCGCGGAGCGTATCGAGCGCTTTCCGGTTCGCGTTACGCAGCTCGCCCACGGCCTGCCGGTCGGCGGCGAACTTGATTATCTCGATGAGGGCACGCTGGCGCAGGCGCTCAGGGCAAGGCGGCCTGTGGCCTGA
- the fmt gene encoding methionyl-tRNA formyltransferase yields MRIIFMGTPQFSVPALQALVDAGHEVVASYSQPARRSGRGKAVTPSPVQARAEALGITVRTPVSLKDAAAQAEFAAFGADVAVVAAYGLILPRAVLEAPRFGCLNVHASLLPRWRGAAPIQRAILAGDAETGVGIMQMEAGLDTGPVRLEGRTPIGGKTAGELTDELSAMGAALMVRVLGDLAAYPAIVQPEDGITYAPKIDKAETRLDFSKSATEIERQVRGFNPPGAWFEIGGERVRVLATEIDPADICHPGGIVVDASLTISCGEGAIRPILLQRAGRGVMTAAELLRGFPIPEGTQL; encoded by the coding sequence ATGCGCATAATCTTCATGGGAACGCCCCAATTCTCGGTGCCGGCGTTGCAGGCCTTGGTCGACGCCGGGCACGAGGTGGTGGCAAGCTACAGCCAGCCGGCCCGACGGAGCGGTCGCGGCAAGGCGGTTACGCCCTCCCCCGTTCAGGCGCGAGCGGAGGCACTGGGGATCACGGTGCGGACGCCGGTATCGTTGAAGGATGCGGCGGCACAGGCCGAGTTCGCCGCCTTCGGCGCGGACGTGGCGGTGGTCGCGGCGTACGGGCTGATCCTGCCGCGCGCCGTGCTGGAGGCGCCGCGCTTCGGGTGCCTGAATGTGCATGCCTCTTTGCTTCCCCGCTGGCGGGGGGCGGCACCGATCCAGCGCGCGATCCTCGCGGGCGATGCGGAGACCGGTGTCGGGATCATGCAGATGGAGGCGGGGCTGGATACCGGGCCGGTGCGGCTGGAGGGGCGGACGCCGATCGGCGGCAAGACGGCGGGCGAACTGACCGACGAATTGAGTGCGATGGGGGCGGCGCTGATGGTTCGGGTGTTGGGCGATCTCGCGGCCTATCCTGCCATCGTTCAACCCGAAGATGGCATCACCTATGCGCCGAAGATCGACAAGGCGGAGACGCGGCTGGATTTCTCGAAGAGCGCGACCGAAATCGAACGCCAAGTGCGCGGGTTCAATCCCCCGGGAGCCTGGTTCGAGATCGGTGGCGAGCGGGTTCGGGTGCTGGCAACGGAGATTGATCCGGCCGATATCTGTCATCCCGGCGGGATCGTGGTGGACGCATCGCTGACGATCTCTTGTGGCGAAGGTGCGATCCGCCCCATCCTCCTCCAGCGCGCCGGGCGCGGGGTCATGACAGCGGCGGAACTGTTGCGCGGCTTCCCGATCCCGGAAGGCACGCAGCTTTGA
- the truA gene encoding tRNA pseudouridine(38-40) synthase TruA, which translates to MTRFALTVEYDGRPFAGWQRQTSSPSVQAAIEAAVLAVTGEPAAVHAAGRTDAGVHATAMRAHVDVEKPIAPFRLMEAINAKLRPAPVAILDCVVVPGDWHARFSCFGRRYEYRIVLRRAPLTWERGLAWRVPKGLDAEAMAEGAARLIGRHDFTTFRSAHCQADSPLRTLDRLEVVQDGERISVFAEARSFLHHQVRSMVGCLSLVGQGKWSADDLADALAAKDRTRLGLNAPPDGLFFVGADYPESPTRPC; encoded by the coding sequence TTGACGCGTTTTGCGTTGACGGTGGAATATGACGGGCGGCCGTTCGCTGGCTGGCAGCGGCAGACATCGTCCCCCAGCGTTCAGGCGGCGATCGAGGCGGCGGTGCTGGCGGTGACGGGCGAGCCGGCGGCGGTCCATGCCGCCGGGCGCACCGATGCCGGGGTCCATGCCACCGCGATGCGCGCGCATGTAGATGTCGAGAAACCGATCGCGCCGTTCCGTTTGATGGAGGCGATCAACGCGAAACTGCGGCCGGCCCCGGTGGCGATCCTAGATTGCGTTGTAGTGCCCGGCGACTGGCACGCGCGCTTTTCGTGCTTCGGGCGGCGATACGAATATCGCATCGTCCTGCGTCGCGCGCCGCTGACCTGGGAACGCGGGCTGGCGTGGCGCGTGCCCAAGGGGCTGGATGCGGAGGCGATGGCCGAGGGTGCTGCGCGGCTGATCGGGCGGCATGACTTCACCACGTTCCGCTCGGCGCATTGCCAAGCGGATAGCCCCCTTAGGACGTTGGACCGGCTGGAGGTGGTGCAGGACGGCGAGCGCATCAGCGTGTTCGCCGAGGCGCGGTCGTTCCTGCATCATCAGGTGCGATCGATGGTCGGGTGCCTGTCGCTGGTAGGGCAAGGCAAATGGTCTGCGGACGATCTGGCGGACGCGCTGGCGGCGAAGGATCGCACGCGGCTCGGGCTGAATGCGCCGCCGGATGGACTGTTCTTCGTCGGGGCGGACTATCCAGAATCCCCTACCCGTCCGTGCTGA
- a CDS encoding class I SAM-dependent RNA methyltransferase has protein sequence MTDTIIRVAARGEGLTADGRSAPLAAPGDTLTPAFEVIPGPHHQTPPCRHFPTCGGCQLQHLDDESYAQFITDRIAGALAAHDLVADIRLPKLSPPKSRRRAALQAEMKNGKVQIGFSENASHVLVDIQECWVLTPELFSVVGPLRRLLAKFLKKNRRARLRLTQADQGIDLLVEGIEAEGLDAAEAISDFCQQHGVARFAIDSGLGPEVRWEPEPVTITLNGVAVPLPTASFLQATSEGETALIAAVREGAGDAPTVADLFAGLGTFTFALSAKVYAGEAAREAILSLKSAAARMGRPIFADHRDLYRRALTTAELDRFAAIVLDPPRAGAREQALLLAPSKVPTLVYVSCNPSSFARDAQIICGGGYTLDWIQPVGQFRWSTHVELAAKFSRTPSPNPRPS, from the coding sequence ATGACCGATACCATCATCCGCGTCGCCGCGCGCGGCGAAGGCCTCACCGCCGATGGCCGCAGCGCTCCGCTCGCCGCGCCAGGCGACACGTTGACGCCGGCGTTCGAGGTGATCCCCGGCCCGCACCACCAGACGCCGCCCTGCCGTCATTTCCCGACCTGCGGCGGGTGCCAGCTCCAGCATCTCGACGATGAGAGCTATGCGCAGTTCATCACCGATCGTATCGCGGGCGCGCTCGCCGCGCATGATCTCGTAGCCGATATCCGGCTGCCGAAACTCTCGCCTCCGAAGAGCCGCCGCCGCGCCGCGCTGCAAGCGGAGATGAAGAACGGCAAGGTGCAGATCGGCTTCAGCGAGAATGCGAGCCATGTTCTGGTCGACATCCAGGAATGCTGGGTACTCACGCCGGAATTGTTCTCGGTCGTCGGGCCGTTACGACGCTTGCTCGCAAAATTTCTCAAAAAGAATCGCCGCGCCCGTCTGCGCCTGACGCAGGCGGATCAGGGTATCGACTTGCTCGTCGAGGGTATCGAGGCCGAAGGGCTCGATGCCGCAGAAGCCATCAGCGATTTCTGTCAACAGCATGGCGTAGCGCGTTTCGCGATCGACAGCGGCCTCGGCCCCGAAGTGCGTTGGGAGCCCGAGCCGGTCACTATCACACTCAACGGCGTCGCCGTGCCTCTGCCCACTGCCTCGTTCCTTCAAGCAACAAGCGAGGGCGAGACGGCGCTGATCGCGGCGGTGCGGGAAGGGGCGGGCGATGCCCCGACCGTCGCCGATCTCTTCGCCGGCCTCGGTACCTTCACCTTCGCGCTATCCGCTAAGGTTTATGCCGGGGAGGCAGCGCGTGAGGCGATCCTGTCGCTCAAATCCGCCGCGGCGCGCATGGGTCGCCCGATCTTCGCCGACCACCGCGACCTCTACCGTCGCGCGCTTACTACCGCCGAACTCGACCGCTTCGCCGCGATCGTGCTCGATCCACCACGAGCGGGCGCGCGGGAACAGGCGCTGCTCCTCGCACCGTCCAAGGTGCCGACACTGGTATATGTTTCATGCAACCCCAGCAGCTTTGCCCGTGATGCGCAGATTATTTGCGGAGGTGGTTACACGCTCGACTGGATCCAGCCGGTTGGGCAATTCCGGTGGTCCACCCATGTCGAACTGGCGGCGAAGTTTAGCCGGACACCCAGCCCCAATCCCCGCCCGTCCTGA
- a CDS encoding bifunctional ADP-dependent NAD(P)H-hydrate dehydratase/NAD(P)H-hydrate epimerase translates to MTPLAGQPILTAAQMRTAEDAEIANGATVESLMARAGQQIAAAVRRLAGASPILILCGPGNNGGDGYVAARLLGDAGLDVRVAALADPKTDAATAARAGWQGAVERFADAEPSAILIDALFGTSLTRPVDPAMAAKLAALVADAQLSIAVDLPSGVATDDGKVLGDVPTFDVTLALGAAKPSHLLQPAARHCGDVRVLDIGVAASSAAHVLARPYLPDPGPDSHKYTRGMVAIIGGAMPGAARLASIAAMRAGAGYVLLLADTHGPPDALVHTPFSGHAIADPRIGALLIGPGLGRDDDARGKLHAALATPHPLVIDGDALHLLDLADTAGRKAPVILTPHAGEFDALFGKADAGKIDRTRDAANRSSVTVVFKGADTVIAAADGRVRVSQAASVWLSTAGTGDVLAGTIAATLSAGLDPLDAAAAGVWLHGEAARRLGPAFIADDLAHALTDARASL, encoded by the coding sequence ATGACGCCACTTGCCGGCCAACCCATCCTCACCGCCGCGCAGATGCGAACGGCCGAGGATGCCGAGATCGCGAATGGCGCCACGGTGGAAAGCCTGATGGCTCGCGCCGGGCAGCAGATCGCTGCCGCGGTCCGCCGCCTCGCGGGCGCATCGCCGATCCTGATCCTGTGTGGACCCGGCAACAATGGCGGCGACGGCTATGTCGCCGCACGGCTGTTGGGAGATGCGGGGCTGGACGTGCGCGTGGCGGCGCTGGCCGATCCGAAGACCGATGCGGCGACGGCGGCAAGAGCAGGGTGGCAAGGGGCGGTGGAGCGCTTCGCCGATGCCGAACCCTCCGCCATTTTGATCGATGCCTTGTTCGGCACCAGTCTCACGCGACCAGTGGACCCAGCCATGGCAGCAAAGCTCGCCGCGTTGGTGGCCGACGCGCAACTGTCGATTGCGGTCGATCTCCCCAGCGGCGTCGCCACCGACGACGGCAAGGTGCTGGGCGACGTTCCGACCTTCGACGTCACCCTCGCACTGGGTGCTGCCAAGCCATCGCATCTGCTCCAGCCCGCCGCGCGTCATTGCGGCGACGTACGCGTGCTCGATATCGGCGTCGCGGCATCGTCCGCCGCGCATGTCCTGGCAAGGCCGTACCTGCCCGACCCCGGGCCTGACTCGCATAAATACACGCGCGGCATGGTCGCCATCATCGGCGGCGCGATGCCGGGCGCTGCCCGCCTGGCCAGCATCGCCGCGATGCGCGCGGGTGCCGGGTATGTCCTGCTGCTCGCCGACACGCATGGCCCGCCTGACGCCTTGGTCCACACGCCGTTCTCCGGTCATGCCATCGCCGATCCCCGCATCGGCGCTCTCCTGATCGGCCCCGGACTCGGCCGCGACGACGACGCCAGGGGGAAGCTCCACGCCGCGCTCGCCACCCCGCACCCGCTGGTGATCGACGGCGATGCGCTCCACCTGCTCGATCTGGCGGACACAGCGGGGCGCAAGGCTCCGGTCATCCTCACGCCGCACGCGGGCGAATTCGACGCCCTGTTCGGCAAAGCCGACGCCGGCAAGATCGATCGCACCCGCGACGCTGCAAATCGGTCGAGCGTAACCGTCGTGTTCAAGGGTGCCGACACGGTTATTGCCGCAGCCGATGGCCGCGTCCGCGTGTCGCAGGCCGCCAGCGTCTGGCTCTCCACCGCCGGCACCGGCGACGTGCTGGCCGGGACGATCGCCGCGACGCTCTCTGCCGGGCTCGATCCGCTCGACGCCGCCGCCGCCGGGGTGTGGCTACACGGAGAGGCCGCGCGTCGGCTGGGCCCCGCGTTCATCGCCGACGATTTGGCGCACGCGCTCACCGACGCTAGGGCGTCGTTATGA